The following coding sequences are from one Collimonas arenae window:
- a CDS encoding efflux transporter outer membrane subunit, whose amino-acid sequence MRLLQILGSVPLLSAIAGCVVGPTYQVPTPAVSSKAVLPEFQTKLPTPAADRGTTDLTRWWSQFDDPLVGELVGAVEASNPTLAQALARIAQARANAASSGSALYPSLAANASSTRSKSFSGETAFVSTSSSATFDASWELDLFGGKRKAIDAADARLAASNADWYGTRVSLAAEVGSTLVNYRACEATAAMLAQDLTSREQTAQLTALKIKAGFTAPADGALINASTADARQKLIVQRAECDLDVKALVALTDIPEPALRAKLGASDRLPQPHSITVDGIPAQTISQRPDIAVAERTLAAASADINVAQADRYPKISLMGSIGVGGLRFDGQNSRSNTWSFGPSISLPLFDGGRRRAAVDLAQARYDEAYAGYQLHVRSAVREIEEALLRLDAAARREADAAAASRDYENYYRANDDKFKAGSGSLFELEDARRTFLAAQQTVISVQRDHVNAWIALYKALGGGWQQDAKLSAVPAATSQSDRS is encoded by the coding sequence ATGCGTTTACTTCAGATTCTCGGCAGCGTACCCCTGCTGTCCGCGATCGCCGGTTGCGTCGTTGGGCCTACCTACCAGGTACCTACACCGGCAGTGTCATCGAAAGCTGTTTTGCCCGAATTCCAGACCAAGCTGCCGACACCGGCGGCGGATCGCGGCACGACGGACCTGACGCGCTGGTGGTCGCAATTCGACGACCCTCTGGTCGGTGAGCTGGTGGGCGCGGTGGAGGCCAGTAATCCAACGCTGGCGCAAGCCTTGGCGCGCATAGCGCAGGCGCGCGCCAACGCCGCCTCGTCCGGTAGCGCACTGTATCCGTCGCTGGCAGCCAATGCCAGCAGCACACGCAGCAAATCGTTCAGCGGCGAAACCGCTTTTGTCTCCACCAGCAGCAGCGCGACGTTTGACGCCAGCTGGGAGCTCGATCTGTTCGGCGGTAAACGCAAAGCGATCGATGCCGCTGATGCACGCCTGGCAGCCAGCAATGCCGATTGGTACGGCACCCGGGTTTCGCTGGCGGCCGAAGTCGGCAGCACGCTGGTCAATTACCGTGCCTGCGAAGCGACCGCAGCGATGCTGGCGCAGGACCTGACGTCGCGTGAGCAGACCGCCCAACTGACCGCACTCAAGATCAAGGCTGGATTTACCGCGCCGGCCGACGGTGCATTGATCAACGCCTCGACCGCCGATGCGCGGCAGAAGTTGATCGTACAGCGCGCCGAATGTGATCTCGACGTCAAAGCGTTGGTGGCCTTGACCGACATCCCGGAACCGGCCCTGCGCGCCAAGCTCGGCGCCAGCGATCGCTTGCCGCAGCCGCATAGCATCACGGTCGACGGCATTCCGGCACAGACTATCTCGCAGCGTCCCGATATCGCGGTGGCCGAGCGCACTCTGGCCGCTGCCAGCGCTGACATCAATGTCGCTCAGGCTGATCGCTATCCAAAGATTTCTCTGATGGGCAGCATCGGTGTCGGCGGCTTGCGCTTCGACGGCCAGAACAGCCGTTCCAACACCTGGTCGTTCGGTCCGTCGATCAGCTTGCCGCTGTTCGATGGCGGCCGCCGCCGCGCAGCGGTCGACCTGGCGCAAGCGCGCTACGACGAAGCGTATGCCGGTTATCAGTTGCATGTGCGCAGCGCGGTGCGTGAAATCGAAGAGGCGCTGTTGCGCCTGGATGCGGCTGCGCGCCGTGAGGCCGATGCGGCCGCAGCATCGCGTGACTATGAGAACTACTACCGCGCCAACGACGACAAGTTCAAGGCCGGCAGCGGCAGCCTGTTTGAACTGGAAGATGCTCGCCGTACTTTCCTGGCGGCCCAGCAAACCGTGATCAGCGTGCAGCGCGATCACGTCAATGCCTGGATCGCACTGTACAAGGCATTGGGCGGAGGCTGGCAGCAAGACGCCAAGCTATCTGCAGTACCGGCAGCGACATCCCAATCCGATCGTTCTTAA
- a CDS encoding response regulator, with the protein MIRKKILFVEDDEPKLEQVLALLETFTEIEVIVAKSLNGACKCIDREDYDLVLLDMSLPTFDNGMTVGASGRQKTFGGREILMYLWENEKDLPVLVLTQFKDFPGDEGPVNLPQLHAQLKKDFPGLYRDHIYFEHNNDAWKTTLTNLLCGIMTC; encoded by the coding sequence ATGATCAGGAAAAAGATTCTTTTTGTCGAAGATGATGAACCTAAACTCGAACAGGTTTTGGCATTGCTTGAGACGTTCACCGAGATCGAAGTTATAGTGGCGAAATCGCTCAACGGTGCCTGTAAATGTATTGACCGCGAGGACTACGACTTGGTTCTCCTCGATATGTCGCTTCCTACTTTTGACAATGGCATGACTGTGGGTGCGTCCGGACGACAAAAGACCTTCGGTGGCAGAGAAATTCTCATGTACCTTTGGGAAAACGAGAAAGACCTGCCAGTGCTGGTCTTGACGCAGTTTAAGGATTTTCCGGGTGATGAAGGCCCAGTAAATTTGCCGCAGCTTCACGCGCAACTAAAAAAAGATTTTCCCGGCTTGTACCGTGATCATATTTACTTTGAGCATAATAATGACGCATGGAAGACCACTCTCACCAATCTCTTATGTGGAATAATGACATGCTAA
- a CDS encoding response regulator translates to MLKILIVDDSPARFAFFDDDVIGKFASANSVDHAGNVKDALRKLGEVAYDVLIVDIMLPATFWAKEPAPLGGIDLLTHLLEDECLHRPKYIIGVTSATDLDPVISTFFDESPWVLLRDSTSMGSWEGRLTALLAHADTVEKKARSVNFDIDICIVTALADPEQKAILQWPIAWNTDPIPVDSNTNVRKGTLTSDQGESMSVVLACSRRMGSTESACLTSKVIERFRPRIIAMAGICAGLEGAVNLGDAILGSPVWDWTSSKWDVDKEGIHRALPAPHYMEVSPEVTSRFKLLQDDKQFLERIRTAWPASPPSTALGLHIGPCASGPIVVADGKTLEKLKLEQNRQILGLEMEAYGVYYAAQFAGLPRPLVMSVKSVCDFADPRKNDAMQKYAAYTSAQILYEFLRRHASSLKQVHDK, encoded by the coding sequence ATGCTAAAAATTCTGATCGTTGATGACAGTCCCGCACGCTTTGCATTTTTCGATGATGACGTTATCGGGAAATTTGCATCCGCCAACAGTGTGGACCACGCTGGAAATGTCAAAGACGCGCTGAGAAAGCTCGGCGAGGTGGCGTATGACGTCTTGATAGTCGATATTATGTTACCCGCTACCTTTTGGGCGAAAGAGCCCGCACCTTTAGGCGGCATAGATCTTCTGACGCACCTGCTAGAAGACGAATGCCTTCACCGGCCCAAATACATCATCGGCGTCACTTCTGCGACCGACCTTGATCCCGTTATATCTACATTCTTCGACGAAAGCCCTTGGGTACTCCTGCGAGATAGTACCTCAATGGGCTCATGGGAGGGTCGACTGACTGCATTGCTGGCCCATGCAGATACGGTGGAGAAGAAAGCGCGAAGTGTTAATTTTGACATCGACATTTGCATCGTAACAGCACTCGCGGACCCGGAACAGAAAGCAATCTTGCAGTGGCCAATCGCTTGGAACACTGATCCTATTCCGGTAGATTCGAATACTAACGTGAGGAAAGGCACTCTCACGTCGGACCAAGGCGAGTCGATGAGCGTAGTACTTGCCTGTTCAAGGCGCATGGGCAGCACAGAATCGGCATGCCTGACCTCCAAGGTGATAGAGCGGTTTCGCCCCAGAATTATCGCGATGGCAGGGATATGCGCTGGTCTGGAAGGCGCAGTCAACTTAGGTGATGCAATCTTGGGTTCGCCAGTATGGGATTGGACAAGTTCCAAATGGGACGTGGACAAGGAAGGAATCCACCGCGCTCTTCCCGCTCCTCATTATATGGAAGTTTCTCCTGAAGTGACGTCGCGTTTTAAGCTTCTTCAAGACGACAAACAATTCCTCGAACGCATACGAACTGCGTGGCCAGCGAGCCCACCATCGACTGCGCTAGGTCTTCATATAGGCCCCTGTGCATCAGGTCCTATCGTAGTCGCGGATGGCAAGACCCTGGAAAAATTAAAATTAGAGCAAAACCGACAGATATTGGGATTAGAAATGGAGGCATATGGCGTCTACTATGCAGCACAGTTCGCGGGGCTCCCACGCCCACTCGTCATGAGTGTCAAGTCGGTATGCGATTTTGCTGATCCACGCAAGAATGACGCAATGCAAAAATATGCCGCTTACACCAGCGCACAAATACTTTATGAATTTCTGCGTCGCCATGCCTCTTCCCTAAAGCAAGTGCATGACAAGTAA
- a CDS encoding 3'-5' exoribonuclease, protein MTLKIFLDTEFTNFANPRLISIGLVASSGEEFYAEIPYPLGECSDFVREVVIPLLGSLPNSACARDDLRPQIMTWLALLKHRDEEVEICFDYQTDWDLFFEALDCRVPPWCRQRMVSRNINELLRYDFHRKYKLPEHHALYDAQANRYAFRERPSVTSDI, encoded by the coding sequence ATGACTCTTAAAATATTTCTCGATACGGAATTCACAAATTTCGCTAATCCGCGTTTGATTAGTATCGGGCTTGTTGCCAGCTCGGGCGAAGAATTTTATGCTGAAATTCCATATCCGCTTGGCGAATGTAGCGATTTTGTGCGAGAAGTAGTCATCCCACTACTTGGTAGCCTGCCGAATTCAGCATGCGCTCGCGACGACCTACGCCCCCAGATCATGACATGGTTGGCGCTCCTCAAACATCGAGATGAAGAAGTAGAAATTTGTTTTGATTACCAAACTGATTGGGATTTATTTTTCGAAGCTCTTGATTGTCGGGTCCCACCTTGGTGCCGGCAACGAATGGTATCTCGCAATATAAATGAACTGCTTCGCTATGATTTCCATCGAAAGTACAAACTGCCGGAACATCATGCACTTTATGACGCACAGGCGAATCGGTATGCCTTTCGAGAACGACCGAGCGTTACATCAGACATCTAA
- a CDS encoding cyclic-phosphate processing receiver domain-containing protein — translation MLTKGPWQPYTIGRDGTQSTSSSLSIASKFRNKEKMRIFLDDERPTPEGWIRTYWPNEVIALLNAGGVTELSLDHDLGDDTRGTGYDVIVWIEEAVATRNFRPPKISVHSANASAREKMLAGVRSIETLAKRFL, via the coding sequence ATGCTTACCAAGGGTCCGTGGCAGCCATATACGATCGGCCGCGACGGGACGCAATCGACCAGCAGCTCGCTCTCTATAGCTAGCAAGTTCAGAAATAAGGAAAAAATGCGTATATTTTTAGATGATGAACGTCCGACACCAGAAGGATGGATTCGGACGTATTGGCCTAATGAGGTCATTGCTTTGCTAAATGCAGGCGGGGTGACTGAACTCAGTCTTGACCATGATCTTGGCGATGACACACGCGGTACCGGTTACGACGTCATAGTCTGGATAGAAGAAGCAGTGGCAACTAGAAATTTCCGTCCCCCGAAAATTTCGGTCCATTCTGCGAATGCATCGGCACGCGAAAAAATGCTTGCTGGAGTTCGATCAATTGAAACACTCGCGAAACGTTTCTTGTAG
- a CDS encoding helix-turn-helix domain-containing protein, translating to MTPFSIRLRSLRESRGLLQKSLASELGVGATYLSALEQGRKLPPQNLDFFARLQKSMGLSADEFQELRNLATAPEKLASLAIGTSPLQLEIALDFAARLHSLQPAHIRAIKAILDLVEPHPKVLFKSQENNENEEILMKSP from the coding sequence ATGACACCCTTTTCGATCAGGCTAAGATCACTGCGGGAATCCCGCGGCTTGCTGCAAAAATCCCTTGCAAGCGAACTTGGTGTCGGCGCAACGTATCTGTCTGCTCTTGAGCAGGGTCGAAAACTTCCCCCACAAAATCTCGACTTTTTTGCCCGGCTTCAAAAAAGCATGGGGCTTTCAGCCGACGAGTTTCAAGAATTACGAAATTTAGCAACCGCGCCGGAAAAACTCGCGTCACTTGCAATAGGAACGTCACCACTACAACTAGAAATCGCATTGGATTTTGCTGCACGACTGCATAGTCTGCAGCCTGCGCATATCCGAGCCATCAAAGCAATCTTGGACCTGGTAGAACCACATCCCAAGGTTTTATTTAAATCGCAGGAGAACAACGAGAATGAGGAGATACTTATGAAATCCCCCTGA
- a CDS encoding TnsA endonuclease N-terminal domain-containing protein produces the protein MSKNSNLARRSINSDIDLDYLPKKAARKVVTRSPHRSVGIMACSWIQEIGIEYESQLERRFLQLALVSPHIKKIIHQPFKFEYTEHEKSRSYIPDFLLFFKDGGKIVVEVKPAKFVEKNRGKFNYAKSVLSQKKIPFVVVTDKQIHAGTAASSAALLLRYARGQISERSHVSCMQVAHAATGSISLGSLMKEADVSFGEVLHLIARGHLSTPAPLSIDVATPITPTAQGEENGTICFCNWFNVTPW, from the coding sequence TTGTCAAAAAATAGCAATCTCGCGAGAAGGTCTATCAATAGTGATATTGATCTGGATTATCTTCCCAAAAAAGCAGCGCGCAAAGTGGTGACACGCTCACCACACCGATCGGTCGGTATCATGGCTTGTTCATGGATACAGGAGATTGGCATTGAATATGAGTCTCAGCTTGAGCGCCGATTTCTTCAGCTTGCATTAGTATCCCCGCATATAAAAAAAATCATTCACCAGCCATTCAAATTCGAATATACAGAACACGAAAAATCGAGGTCTTACATTCCCGATTTTTTACTGTTTTTCAAGGATGGTGGAAAAATCGTCGTCGAGGTAAAACCCGCTAAATTCGTCGAGAAAAATCGCGGTAAATTCAATTACGCAAAATCTGTTCTCTCGCAAAAAAAAATCCCCTTCGTCGTTGTCACCGACAAACAAATTCATGCTGGTACGGCTGCAAGTAGTGCCGCCCTGCTCCTGCGCTACGCTCGTGGCCAGATTTCCGAGCGAAGCCACGTCAGTTGCATGCAAGTAGCACACGCGGCGACGGGATCCATTTCACTTGGTTCATTGATGAAGGAAGCCGATGTCTCATTCGGCGAAGTATTACATCTAATTGCGCGCGGCCACCTGAGCACTCCAGCTCCCCTTTCCATCGACGTCGCAACACCGATAACCCCCACAGCTCAAGGAGAAGAAAATGGCACTATTTGCTTTTGCAACTGGTTTAACGTTACGCCGTGGTGA
- a CDS encoding DDE-type integrase/transposase/recombinase: MALFAFATGLTLRRGEQLLEFRRHLPNGQVQFEDPLTGRIYAWSMAKMYRDINSGELVIFRGDGMPPATAENDDSPKPLPLLPSLESLPAKHRKGLERRLDYINSCKKQGQTRGCRRQLQRLIQKIAERRQESPPSASSVMQWWRTLDQNDACPASLVSGNLHRKRSRGLPESIIAIIRKILRKEYFTRKRYPLTRAHILINNTLQNLRGSDAKTSEISLSTARRYANEVGPYFKDVARYGPAYARNKWRYSLEGTVTHRVLERVEIDHTQLDMVVICDRSGLPLGRPTITVVIDAHSGYVLSFFISFWGTGLGPSLNAIKIGIMPKEDYCNGPTVLSNPWLGYGIFELIVVDNGLEFHSPQFQLAAWHLNADIQYCAVRQPWLKPSVERVLGTLELYLPAEGHVHKPLSNYLPPNPRETASITFSQLCYGLLKCFVDILPMEPNNRTLIEPFEVFRDGFERLPPPLLPSSFNEISLISAMSKTMSVGNEGVVFMYLRYNSVELQNLRRRTAHTFKTLIKFQPEDLNSIYVQDPTTKMWLLVPSCQPEYTYQLSIVQHHAIRKQLKGQLDSRNTAENLIRAKIDLIEMWADFLRGNRGKKNIQAAQKFGTLTSAQTLTGEAFPMVIPRESTLIVPEDIVIPSREIPQFSSFQLD, encoded by the coding sequence ATGGCACTATTTGCTTTTGCAACTGGTTTAACGTTACGCCGTGGTGAACAGCTTCTGGAATTTCGGCGTCATCTTCCAAATGGCCAGGTGCAGTTTGAAGACCCGCTTACCGGTCGCATATATGCTTGGTCAATGGCCAAGATGTATCGGGATATCAATAGCGGTGAACTGGTCATTTTCCGTGGTGATGGAATGCCGCCCGCCACGGCAGAAAATGATGATTCCCCCAAACCACTGCCATTACTGCCCAGCCTGGAGTCCTTACCGGCAAAGCACCGGAAAGGGTTGGAGCGACGACTTGATTATATTAATTCTTGCAAAAAACAAGGACAGACGAGAGGATGTCGCCGGCAATTGCAAAGACTCATCCAAAAAATTGCTGAACGCCGGCAAGAGTCCCCTCCCTCTGCATCATCCGTAATGCAATGGTGGCGCACCTTAGATCAGAACGATGCATGCCCGGCCTCACTGGTTTCTGGCAATCTACACCGCAAGAGGTCGCGTGGATTACCAGAATCTATTATTGCTATTATCAGAAAAATCCTGCGCAAGGAATACTTTACGCGCAAGAGATACCCGCTCACTCGAGCGCATATTCTCATTAACAACACGCTACAGAATCTCCGAGGATCTGATGCAAAAACTAGCGAGATTAGCTTATCGACTGCACGCAGATATGCAAATGAAGTCGGGCCATATTTCAAGGATGTTGCAAGGTATGGTCCTGCTTATGCCCGCAACAAGTGGCGCTATTCACTTGAAGGCACCGTAACGCATCGCGTATTGGAGCGCGTCGAAATAGACCACACCCAACTCGACATGGTGGTAATTTGCGATCGATCCGGACTTCCTCTGGGACGTCCAACCATCACTGTCGTCATTGATGCGCATTCTGGCTACGTACTTTCCTTCTTCATCAGTTTCTGGGGAACTGGCCTGGGACCGTCGCTCAATGCAATAAAAATTGGGATTATGCCCAAAGAAGATTATTGCAACGGTCCCACGGTGCTGAGCAATCCATGGTTGGGATATGGAATATTCGAATTAATTGTGGTGGACAATGGCCTCGAATTTCATTCGCCACAATTCCAACTCGCGGCATGGCATCTTAACGCCGATATCCAGTACTGCGCCGTGAGACAGCCCTGGTTGAAACCATCTGTCGAACGCGTTCTCGGCACTCTCGAACTTTATCTCCCCGCCGAAGGACACGTGCATAAGCCACTAAGCAACTACTTGCCGCCAAATCCAAGAGAAACGGCGAGCATCACGTTCAGTCAGCTTTGCTACGGGTTGCTGAAATGCTTTGTCGACATCCTTCCCATGGAGCCAAACAACCGCACACTAATCGAACCGTTCGAGGTTTTCAGAGATGGCTTCGAACGTCTTCCTCCACCACTTCTACCAAGTTCGTTCAATGAAATCTCCTTGATTAGCGCGATGTCCAAGACAATGTCAGTCGGCAATGAAGGTGTCGTATTTATGTATTTGCGCTACAACAGCGTCGAGCTTCAGAACTTGCGTCGTCGCACAGCCCATACATTTAAAACACTCATTAAATTTCAGCCTGAGGACTTGAACTCTATCTATGTGCAAGACCCGACCACCAAGATGTGGCTTCTTGTTCCCAGTTGCCAACCCGAATATACCTATCAACTTTCAATTGTTCAGCATCACGCAATTCGTAAGCAGCTAAAGGGGCAGCTTGACTCTCGCAATACTGCGGAAAATTTGATCCGAGCAAAGATCGATCTCATTGAGATGTGGGCCGATTTTTTGCGTGGCAATCGTGGTAAAAAAAATATACAAGCCGCGCAAAAATTTGGAACGCTCACCTCGGCCCAAACACTCACTGGTGAAGCCTTTCCCATGGTGATTCCGCGCGAATCTACCTTGATCGTCCCCGAAGATATTGTCATTCCGTCCCGGGAAATACCGCAATTTAGTAGTTTCCAACTCGACTAA
- a CDS encoding TniB family NTP-binding protein, with amino-acid sequence MSKILTAQVAREINSVIVMHPRFKNAYDGILQIIHLASLAALPFGATVIAPSGCGKTALMTSIARAITNDDSLSDNIRSVSVAAEANATVGHLVKKLMRELGYPATVRASAVYEQSSLIASALRERGVKVLFIDEFQHVCRGKRNLSAAGITDWIKQLADDGGVVVILLGTRELKPLIEINDQLSSRAPAHFELKEFDRNAEWAGLLKGLSENVKSYDLSTIHSTFQKSLHIATRGALRPLKQLLMASAGVAIEAEKSALDKASLMIGYERVFGPDSLAANPFQYD; translated from the coding sequence ATGTCAAAAATTTTAACTGCACAGGTTGCCCGAGAAATTAACTCAGTGATCGTGATGCACCCGCGCTTCAAAAATGCATATGACGGAATACTGCAAATTATTCATCTGGCCAGTCTCGCTGCACTGCCGTTTGGGGCAACCGTCATCGCTCCGTCCGGTTGCGGGAAGACGGCATTAATGACCAGCATCGCACGTGCAATAACAAACGACGATTCTCTCAGTGACAACATACGAAGTGTCAGTGTCGCAGCTGAAGCCAATGCTACTGTCGGACACCTCGTTAAAAAATTGATGAGAGAACTGGGTTATCCCGCAACGGTGCGAGCATCGGCCGTCTATGAACAAAGTTCCTTGATCGCATCCGCTCTGCGTGAGCGCGGGGTAAAAGTACTCTTTATCGACGAATTTCAGCATGTCTGCCGAGGCAAGCGCAACCTATCGGCAGCAGGTATCACGGATTGGATAAAGCAATTGGCTGACGATGGTGGTGTAGTGGTGATCCTATTAGGTACGCGTGAACTCAAGCCATTAATCGAAATCAATGATCAACTGAGTTCCCGAGCGCCGGCGCATTTCGAACTCAAAGAATTTGATCGCAACGCGGAATGGGCTGGACTCCTAAAAGGGCTTTCAGAAAACGTCAAAAGTTATGATCTTTCTACGATCCATTCTACTTTTCAAAAATCATTGCACATCGCTACACGAGGGGCGCTACGGCCATTGAAGCAGTTACTGATGGCCAGTGCAGGCGTAGCAATTGAGGCGGAGAAATCAGCTCTCGACAAAGCGAGTTTGATGATCGGATACGAACGGGTTTTTGGACCTGATTCGCTTGCCGCCAATCCATTCCAGTATGATTAA
- a CDS encoding TniQ family protein: MINLSTLPFRGAPYPHESGMGFALRMSNVNGLNGLYWLYKLLNREKLNHFLPEDIPAIATLFGCDADALSEKFVHQEHHEGDVSYSAHMHTINRHYLLRHLRPQLCPVCISEFGYTRSVWDFSLIGACHFHQCVLIDECPNCAKRIQWARPSLQSCTCGFLWHQTKLQRLDTSHPCIQFSQVIDCQLQPTCGIAFSETDAIPRFLTNLSLDVAFRIVWAFGIKTSDSDIVSTGVSRTILRTHQARHFTENAFRRLSRCLRGAMDQTSTLTTQIHMPSLYKLVGELESPSDLNSVGLLLSCLGVSTQKNRMRWQHKFNQLNLF; encoded by the coding sequence ATGATTAATCTATCCACGTTACCATTTCGTGGCGCCCCATATCCACACGAAAGTGGGATGGGGTTCGCACTGCGCATGTCAAATGTGAATGGTTTAAACGGTCTTTATTGGCTCTATAAACTACTCAATCGAGAGAAACTCAATCACTTTTTGCCCGAAGACATTCCTGCCATCGCTACGTTATTTGGTTGCGATGCCGATGCTTTATCAGAAAAATTTGTCCACCAGGAACATCACGAAGGCGACGTTAGTTATAGTGCGCACATGCATACGATCAATCGCCATTACCTGTTAAGACATTTGCGACCGCAACTTTGTCCCGTCTGCATTTCCGAATTTGGCTACACTCGTTCTGTATGGGATTTTTCCCTAATCGGTGCCTGCCATTTTCACCAGTGCGTGCTAATAGACGAATGTCCAAATTGTGCGAAACGGATTCAATGGGCACGGCCATCTTTGCAGTCCTGTACTTGCGGTTTTCTTTGGCATCAAACAAAGCTACAAAGACTCGATACAAGCCATCCGTGCATCCAATTTTCTCAGGTCATTGATTGCCAACTGCAACCGACATGCGGTATCGCGTTCTCAGAAACTGACGCGATACCCAGATTTCTCACAAACCTTAGTTTGGACGTCGCGTTTCGAATCGTCTGGGCATTTGGAATCAAGACATCGGATTCCGATATCGTTTCAACGGGCGTCAGTAGAACAATCCTCCGTACTCACCAAGCTCGTCATTTTACGGAAAACGCGTTCCGGCGACTAAGCCGCTGTCTACGTGGGGCTATGGATCAGACTTCAACTCTCACCACTCAAATTCATATGCCCTCCCTCTATAAATTGGTCGGTGAATTGGAGAGCCCGTCTGATCTCAACAGCGTAGGACTTCTTCTCTCCTGCTTAGGAGTAAGCACGCAGAAAAATAGAATGCGGTGGCAACACAAGTTCAATCAACTTAACTTATTTTGA
- a CDS encoding DUF7660 family protein, producing the protein MQLHEQLETVVDETTFLAFVAALEKDRRASAGGRVDDFGRNEHGWENHSIEDFLEAAHAWAEDSAFGSKQGLASESPWKKFAVFLFCGKIYE; encoded by the coding sequence ATGCAATTACACGAACAATTAGAAACCGTCGTTGACGAAACCACATTCCTTGCGTTCGTCGCAGCTCTTGAAAAAGACCGCCGCGCAAGTGCAGGAGGACGCGTTGATGACTTCGGGCGAAATGAACACGGATGGGAAAATCATTCGATTGAGGACTTTCTGGAAGCTGCTCATGCTTGGGCCGAAGATTCAGCATTCGGCTCTAAGCAAGGTTTGGCGTCGGAGTCCCCTTGGAAGAAGTTCGCGGTCTTTCTCTTTTGTGGGAAGATATACGAATGA
- a CDS encoding CPBP family intramembrane glutamic endopeptidase, whose product MNTKAFMPSGPDLTLGGLFGTVVFAPVLETLILGWLLSVLTSLGKSQTFVAISSAILWGFLHSLYGLLWFFGTVWSFFVFSAAYLAWRPTSFKHAFVAAATTHAFVNLVAVISIFDNASNPSSAKVDVDKLTTGIPFAIKQPSWADATFPSTSIGFHNRLTVLAENRQPAFGQEL is encoded by the coding sequence ATGAACACCAAAGCCTTCATGCCGTCTGGACCTGATCTAACTCTTGGAGGACTGTTCGGTACGGTGGTTTTCGCTCCTGTACTTGAAACTCTCATCCTCGGATGGCTCCTTTCTGTGCTCACATCGCTCGGTAAAAGCCAAACTTTTGTAGCAATTAGCTCGGCCATCTTGTGGGGTTTTCTACACTCGCTTTATGGATTGCTTTGGTTCTTTGGGACAGTTTGGTCATTCTTTGTCTTTTCCGCAGCGTATCTTGCCTGGCGTCCGACCTCATTCAAACATGCCTTTGTGGCTGCAGCCACAACACACGCATTTGTCAATCTGGTGGCAGTGATCTCGATTTTCGATAATGCGTCCAATCCCTCCTCCGCGAAGGTCGACGTCGACAAATTGACTACTGGGATTCCATTCGCAATCAAGCAACCGTCGTGGGCCGACGCTACATTCCCTTCAACGAGCATTGGCTTTCATAACCGATTAACTGTCCTGGCCGAAAACCGACAGCCGGCTTTCGGCCAGGAGCTGTGA